The following proteins are co-located in the Castanea sativa cultivar Marrone di Chiusa Pesio chromosome 8, ASM4071231v1 genome:
- the LOC142606330 gene encoding uncharacterized protein LOC142606330: MIIIEKSLRLNFSATNNEAEYEALLAGMAMVQKVEGKTVQRFSDSRLIVGQVEGELEARDPRMQKYLNQVRHLQSKFEFFTLVQVPKSRNTHADSLATLATSSAQSLPRVILLEDLHKPTEMKDDIVRVHQIRARSSWIDSVVLFLMEDILPEEKFKVDKTRRKAPRFWLSKDQKLNKRSFSGPYLLCIHPEVTKLLLEELHEGICGRHTGGRSLSHRALTQGTLPKAAGNRSWLLVGIDYFTKWVDYQASGTWMQKGLFGRTLSLVLEFPLPSSQTLVFNLIVRFLEDIAVIYALQIDIPLWLIHRGMDRSKLSIMSTGETPFSMTYGAEAVIPLEISFPTLRKSSFTLSNNNELLERGLDLVEEQRENDMVQLAYY, encoded by the exons ATGATCATTATTGAAAAATCCTTAAGATTAAATTTCTCGGCCACaaataatgaagctgagtatgaggcCCTATTGGCTGGGATGGCTATGGTCCAAAAAGTAGAAGGAAAAACTGTACAGAGGTTCTCAGACTCAAGATTGATTGTTGGCCAGGTGGAAGGAGAATTGGAGGCCAGGGATCCGAGAATGCAAAAATACTTGAATCAGGTGAGACATTTACAATCAAAGTTTGAGTTTTTCACCTTAGTGCAAGTCCCCAAAAGTAGAAATACTCATGCTGATTCCTTGGCTACCCTAGCAACATCCTCGGCGCAGAGTTTACCTCGGGTTATCCTTCTTGAAGACTTGCATAAGCCTACCGAGATGAAAGATGACATAGTCCGAGTCCATCAGATTAGGGCGAGATCTAGTTGGATTGACTCTGTAGTGCTATTCCTTATGGAAGATATCTTGCCCGAGGAGAAGTTTAAAGTAGACAAGACACGTAGAAAGGCTCCTCGATTTTGGCTATCCAAGGACCAAAAACTAAACAAACGCTCTTTTTCTGGACCATACCTGCTATGTATACACCCTGAAGTTACAAAGCTACTACtagaagaattacatgaagggatttgtgggcgCCACACAGGAGGTAGATCTTTATCTCATAGGGCACTCACCCAAGG gacCCTTCCTAAGGCAGCAGGGAATAGGAGTTGGTTGTTAGTTGGTAtagattatttcaccaagtgggttgacTATCAAGCATCAGGAACTTGGATGCAAAAaggtttgtttggaagaacattgtcactAGTTTTGGAATTTCCCCTACCCTCATCTCAGACATTGgttttcaatttgatagtaaggttTTTAGAAGATATTGCTGTGATCTATGCAttacaaatagatattccactctgGCTTATCCACAGAGGAATGGATAGGTCGAAGCTGTCAATAAT gtccacaggagaaacacccttttcaatgacttatggggctgAGGCTGTGATTCCTCTTGAAATCAGTTTCCCAACACTAAGGAAAAGCTCTTTCACTCTGAGCAACAATAATGAGCTGTTGGAGAGGGGcttggatttggttgaagaGCAGAGGGAAAATGACATGGTTCAATTAGCATATTATTAA